One region of Gossypium raimondii isolate GPD5lz chromosome 6, ASM2569854v1, whole genome shotgun sequence genomic DNA includes:
- the LOC128041683 gene encoding uncharacterized protein LOC128041683, which produces MGRVAYQLERRPELDWIHDVFYISILRRYHSDPTHIIPVEEIEVRPDLTFEEEPVQILNHDVKILRRKSIPLVKFLWRNHSFEEATWEPKNAMRQQYSHLF; this is translated from the coding sequence ATGGGAAGGGTTGCCTACCAGTTAGAGCGACGTCCAGAGTTGGACTGGATTCATGATGTTTTCTACATATCGATATTGAGGCGCTACCACTCTGATCCTACGCATATTATTCCTGTTGAGGAGATAgaggttaggccagatctgACCTTTGAAGAGGAGCCGGTTCAGATATTGAATCATGACGTAAAGATTCTGAGGAGAAAATCCATCCCACTAGTTAAGTTTCTATGGCGTAATCATAGCTTtgaggaggccacgtgggagcctAAAAATGCGATGCGTCAGCAGTATTCTCATCTATTCTAA